A segment of the Sporocytophaga myxococcoides genome:
ATTATTTTTAAAGGAAGAGATAATAGGGGCGGAGCAGCTCTGAAAATTCAGTTGTATACTGCCCTTCAGAATTTTTGATAATAAGAGATCTGTGAGATGAAGTTGCAGGGGTGTTATTATAACAATCAATTACTCTTATTATTTTTCCTTCACTTTTATCTTTGACCTCCAGTCTGTGCTGTAGGAAAAGTTTTAACTCCTTTAGGGATTCTTCAAAAACAGAAGCCTCATAAGGTGGTAGTAAAACATAAAATTTTCCTTCAGGTGACAAAAGACGGGAAACACATTCTGAAAGTTCTTTCAAGGAAAGGGTTGTGTTGTGTATAGCCTTGTTTAGTTTAGGATTTGGGGATAATAAATGATTGATAAAAAAAGGTGGATTTGAAATTATAAGATCATATTTTTTTGTTGCTTCAGTGCTGAAATTTTGAATAGATGAAGAAAATATATGAAGTCTGTTATTCCAGGGACTGTTTTTAAAATTTTCTTCGGATTGTAGTACTGCATCTGCATCAATTTCAACTGCGTCAATTTCTGCATTTGTTTTTTGCGCCAGCATCAATGAAAGAAGGCCAGTGCCACTGCCTATATCAAGTATAGTTTGTGCTCCTTCAGGATCAATATAGGCACCGAATATGCAGGAATCTGTACAGACTTTCATACCTGCTTTTTCCTGGTTGACTTGGAATTGCTTAAATCTGAAATAAGTATTACCCACTTTTAATCAAATAAAATTAATCAAAATAAGCTATCTCTGCTGTTGGCACTTCTTTCGTAGCCCTCGTCAATCAGCAGCTTCGGACCTTCGGCACTTTTTACAGCCAACCTGTCACAGATTTCATTTTCCACATTTCCTGCATGGCCTTTTACCCATTGAAATTTAACTTCATGTTTTTTATATACTTCAATAAATTTTCTCCACAGATCTTCATTTTTCTTATCCTTAAAGTTCTTTTTTACCCAGCCCCATATCCAGCCCTTTTCTACGGCATCAACAACATACTTGGAATCTGAGTAAATCATCACTTGTTGTCCTGGTTCTTTTAAAGCTTCAAGTCCTTTTATCACAGCAAGAAGCTCCATTCTATTATTAGTTGTAAGTCTGAACCCTTCAGAAAGCTCTTTTCTATGTTGCTTATATTTAAGCACCGTTCCATAGCCTCCTGGTCCTGGATTTCCTTTAGCAGCGCCGTCTGTATAAATGACAATCATGTTTAGTATAAGGTGTTTTTGAAGAAAGTTTTAAGTTGCACTATCTCTTGTTCATCAATTGCAGGAAAATTGGCAATCCTGAAAGTGTCGGATTTCCATGTTCCATAGCCATTGCCAAGAGTGATGCCAGCTTTTAATGATTGTTCTTTTAAATTTTTTATATGTGTAACATCTCCCTTTAAAGTTATAACTGTATCTGATCGCACTTGCTTTTCAGTTACCAATATTTGGACAGATTGAATGTTACTCAGAAAATCATACCAGTCATTTGCTTGTCTTTTTATTCTCAGGTCAACTTTGTCAATAGGGGGAACACTTTCCAATACTTTCTTTAATAAAACTATATCCAGAATGTTGGGCGTATGCGTAGTCTGATATTTCAGCATATTTTCATGAAGGTTCACAAAACTGTTATAGTATTTGTTGCTGCCGATTTCCAATCCTTTTTTAACAGCTTTTGGAGAGCATAACAACAGTGCGAGACCGGAAGGTAGACCAAAACACTTTTGTACAGAAGCATACCAGATATCAGCCTTTGAAAAATCAAGAAAGACACCAGCCATAGATGAAGTTGCATCCACAGCTATTAACTTTTCGGGAAAAGCTGTTCTGATTTCTGATACCTGTTCATTTTGAATCTGAGTTCCATTGGAAGTTTCATTTTGTGTTACAGCTATCAAGTCACATTCTGAGACACCTTTTAACATTTCAGAATGAACAACTTCATTTACATTATATCTATAGCCAATGGTTTTAAGGCCCAGCTTCCTGGTCGTATCCTGCCATTTTTCTCCGAATGCTCCATTATATAAATGAAAAGATTCTTCTTTAATGAAAGATT
Coding sequences within it:
- a CDS encoding tRNA1(Val) (adenine(37)-N6)-methyltransferase translates to MKVCTDSCIFGAYIDPEGAQTILDIGSGTGLLSLMLAQKTNAEIDAVEIDADAVLQSEENFKNSPWNNRLHIFSSSIQNFSTEATKKYDLIISNPPFFINHLLSPNPKLNKAIHNTTLSLKELSECVSRLLSPEGKFYVLLPPYEASVFEESLKELKLFLQHRLEVKDKSEGKIIRVIDCYNNTPATSSHRSLIIKNSEGQYTTEFSELLRPYYLFL
- the rnhA gene encoding ribonuclease HI codes for the protein MIVIYTDGAAKGNPGPGGYGTVLKYKQHRKELSEGFRLTTNNRMELLAVIKGLEALKEPGQQVMIYSDSKYVVDAVEKGWIWGWVKKNFKDKKNEDLWRKFIEVYKKHEVKFQWVKGHAGNVENEICDRLAVKSAEGPKLLIDEGYERSANSRDSLF
- a CDS encoding aminotransferase class V-fold PLP-dependent enzyme yields the protein MITFYPGPSKIYKQVKGFMNEAFDSGILSLNHRSSGFMELYKDCVQLIKNKLHLPEEYSVYFVSSATECWEIIAQSFIKEESFHLYNGAFGEKWQDTTRKLGLKTIGYRYNVNEVVHSEMLKGVSECDLIAVTQNETSNGTQIQNEQVSEIRTAFPEKLIAVDATSSMAGVFLDFSKADIWYASVQKCFGLPSGLALLLCSPKAVKKGLEIGSNKYYNSFVNLHENMLKYQTTHTPNILDIVLLKKVLESVPPIDKVDLRIKRQANDWYDFLSNIQSVQILVTEKQVRSDTVITLKGDVTHIKNLKEQSLKAGITLGNGYGTWKSDTFRIANFPAIDEQEIVQLKTFFKNTLY